A genomic stretch from Bacillus sp. N1-1 includes:
- a CDS encoding helix-turn-helix domain-containing protein translates to MKYFDGVLLYIFDRFKGERSLSAVYHLLTGKKSSQTIQDGKLFKVGSFFGILKKLKRSKLEQHVLTLLETHLIQSNQNEGYQITSDGKEALSTFLVTKPIPDYLSGWQYHQVSELFWQRLSLFMQSLSYSIHGNMNFYPISKDEEIQNWVKKHFPVKKEKRVLLAEELFQEIRSHLQKLPNPHASFFVMRLSGEGRTGLTVHQLADLHKISYEEAIICFQGVIHGLLFQIQHNSVQYPILASMIEGASGQLPLTLSTKQTFKLLEDGMTIEQIAHTRRLKRSTIEDHLVEIAINVPEFSINPFVDPKAQLEIRLASKEINSQRLKLIKDYVNDQYSYFEIRLTLCKEGI, encoded by the coding sequence ATGAAATATTTCGACGGTGTGCTATTATATATTTTTGACCGGTTTAAGGGAGAACGTTCACTATCTGCCGTATACCATCTTCTAACTGGAAAGAAATCTTCTCAAACCATACAAGATGGGAAGCTTTTTAAAGTAGGGAGTTTCTTTGGGATTTTAAAGAAATTAAAGCGGTCAAAACTTGAACAGCACGTTTTGACATTACTTGAGACGCACTTGATTCAATCGAATCAAAACGAAGGATATCAAATCACTTCAGACGGAAAAGAGGCTTTAAGTACCTTTTTAGTCACGAAACCAATACCGGATTATTTATCTGGTTGGCAGTACCATCAAGTAAGTGAACTATTTTGGCAGCGGCTTAGTTTATTCATGCAGAGCCTTTCTTATTCAATTCATGGCAACATGAATTTTTACCCAATCAGTAAAGATGAAGAAATACAAAATTGGGTGAAAAAGCATTTTCCAGTCAAGAAAGAAAAGAGAGTACTTCTCGCAGAAGAACTATTTCAGGAAATTCGATCGCATCTTCAAAAACTACCAAATCCCCATGCTTCTTTTTTTGTTATGAGACTAAGCGGCGAAGGGAGAACGGGGTTGACCGTTCATCAACTAGCGGATTTGCATAAGATAAGTTATGAAGAAGCAATAATCTGTTTTCAAGGTGTTATTCATGGTTTACTCTTCCAGATTCAGCACAATTCAGTGCAATACCCGATTCTTGCTTCAATGATAGAGGGAGCAAGCGGGCAGTTGCCATTAACTTTATCAACAAAGCAAACTTTTAAGCTTCTTGAAGACGGAATGACGATTGAACAAATTGCTCATACTCGAAGGCTCAAGCGGAGTACAATTGAGGATCACCTAGTCGAGATTGCGATAAATGTTCCGGAATTCTCAATAAATCCATTTGTGGATCCAAAGGCACAATTAGAAATCAGGTTAGCTAGTAAGGA
- a CDS encoding ferredoxin — protein sequence MAKYTIVDKDTCIACGACGAAAPDIYDYDDEGIAFVTLDDNEGIVEIPEVLHEDMMDAFEGCPTDSIKIADESFDGDATKFE from the coding sequence ATGGCTAAGTATACTATTGTAGATAAAGACACATGTATTGCCTGCGGAGCTTGTGGCGCAGCCGCACCCGATATTTATGATTATGACGATGAAGGTATCGCTTTTGTAACACTTGATGACAACGAAGGTATCGTTGAAATCCCAGAAGTGCTTCATGAAGATATGATGGATGCGTTTGAGGGTTGTCCTACTGATTCAATCAAAATTGCTGATGAGTCATTTGATGGAGACGCAACAAAATTTGAATAG
- the serA gene encoding phosphoglycerate dehydrogenase, giving the protein MAYVLVTDGIKEDGLQPLLNESTLTCDIGSLHDFSDRLDQYEALLVRSATKVTAEVLDQMPALRIVARAGVGVDNIDIDAATKRGVIVVNAPDGNTISTTEHTFAMMASLARNIPQGTSSLKSGKWMRKQYVGTELNGKTLGIVGMGRIGTELSRRARAFGMDVVVFDPFLTNDRAEKLDVQSVEFNHLLAAADIITVHTPLTEKTRGLLNEETLAKTKKGVFLINCARGGIIDEEALIPYLDSGHIGGVALDVFVAEPPEEDHPLLRYDQVIATPHLGASTKEAQLNVAAQVAEEVLHFLKEKPIRNAINLPGFSKEEYEKIKPYYELTRKMGSILSQCMKSAANLVDVTYAGKLTELDTAILTRNLMASFLKSRLDTTVNEVNAPSIARERGITYGEKHSSETHGYSNLISVSVQGDKEAFSLQGTYIKEYGDRITQLNGFDIDFHPQGHLLYIQHNDRPGVIGNVGKVLGEHRINIATMQVGRKTAGGEAIMMLSFDAPLPKNIEETLEDVQDIVKVEQIGGV; this is encoded by the coding sequence TTGGCTTACGTTCTAGTAACTGATGGTATTAAGGAAGATGGTTTACAGCCACTGTTAAATGAAAGCACGCTCACATGTGACATTGGATCTTTACATGATTTCAGTGATCGTCTTGATCAGTATGAAGCTTTGCTTGTAAGAAGCGCTACAAAAGTAACCGCAGAAGTGCTTGATCAAATGCCTGCATTACGGATTGTTGCAAGAGCCGGTGTTGGGGTAGATAACATTGATATTGATGCTGCCACAAAGCGAGGCGTTATTGTCGTCAACGCTCCAGATGGCAATACGATTTCCACGACAGAACATACTTTTGCAATGATGGCTTCTTTAGCTCGCAACATTCCTCAGGGAACATCCTCCTTAAAAAGTGGCAAATGGATGAGAAAACAATATGTCGGAACCGAACTTAATGGAAAAACACTAGGGATTGTTGGTATGGGACGTATTGGTACTGAACTTTCTAGAAGAGCTAGAGCCTTTGGGATGGATGTGGTCGTTTTTGATCCATTTTTAACGAACGATCGAGCTGAAAAATTAGATGTTCAGTCTGTTGAATTTAATCACTTGCTAGCCGCTGCAGATATTATTACCGTTCACACACCACTAACTGAAAAAACACGCGGTCTTTTAAACGAAGAAACGCTCGCGAAAACAAAAAAAGGCGTTTTCTTAATAAACTGTGCTCGTGGTGGCATTATTGATGAGGAGGCACTTATCCCATATCTTGATTCAGGACATATTGGTGGCGTAGCACTTGATGTTTTTGTAGCTGAACCTCCAGAGGAGGATCATCCCCTCCTTCGTTATGATCAAGTGATTGCCACTCCACACCTTGGAGCGTCTACGAAAGAAGCACAGCTTAACGTAGCTGCTCAAGTAGCGGAAGAAGTCCTTCATTTTCTAAAAGAAAAACCAATTCGAAACGCAATCAACTTACCTGGTTTTTCAAAGGAAGAATACGAAAAGATTAAACCTTATTATGAACTTACCCGTAAAATGGGAAGTATTCTTTCACAATGTATGAAATCAGCTGCCAATTTGGTTGACGTAACGTATGCTGGTAAGTTGACTGAATTGGACACCGCTATCTTAACAAGAAACTTGATGGCATCCTTCCTAAAATCAAGACTAGATACAACTGTAAATGAAGTAAATGCACCTTCGATTGCTAGAGAAAGAGGCATTACTTATGGTGAAAAGCATAGTTCTGAAACACATGGATACTCGAACCTTATTTCAGTTTCGGTACAAGGAGACAAAGAAGCCTTCTCCCTTCAAGGTACCTACATTAAAGAATATGGCGACCGAATTACGCAATTAAACGGGTTCGATATTGACTTCCATCCTCAAGGCCATCTTCTCTATATTCAACATAACGATCGTCCAGGCGTTATTGGTAATGTAGGGAAAGTACTTGGTGAACACCGTATTAATATTGCCACGATGCAAGTTGGTAGAAAAACGGCTGGGGGCGAAGCGATTATGATGTTATCATTTGATGCGCCATTGCCTAAAAATATAGAGGAAACACTAGAAGATGTTCAGGATATTGTGAAAGTCGAGCAAATTGGTGGTGTTTAA
- a CDS encoding histidinol-phosphatase, which yields MYTDYHNHLEKGTLTLDYLSQFVEEAKRKNVSHFGISEHAYHFYETQNILSNPWVNERRWYNMEDYVHLFQQAEEKGMDVKMSIEMDYTPGKHQEMKEFISGYQFDYVIGSIHWVEDFGIDLAEYRHLWDEKDINTVYRKYFDQVVTLAESNLFDIVGHLDLVKIFKYKPESRDFLLEQYDRATNALSQSKTCVEISTAGLRKPVGELYPDPELLRMCYEKDIPIVLSSDAHVPTDVGADYNQAVALAKSVGYSKLMTFEKGERKPINL from the coding sequence GTGTACACGGATTATCACAATCACCTTGAAAAGGGAACGTTAACTCTTGATTATTTATCTCAGTTCGTTGAAGAAGCGAAGCGAAAAAATGTGAGTCATTTTGGTATTTCCGAGCATGCTTATCATTTTTATGAAACGCAGAACATTTTAAGTAATCCATGGGTCAATGAACGCAGATGGTATAACATGGAAGACTATGTTCATCTCTTCCAACAAGCAGAAGAGAAGGGGATGGACGTTAAGATGTCAATTGAGATGGACTACACCCCCGGAAAACACCAAGAGATGAAAGAATTTATTTCTGGTTATCAGTTTGATTACGTGATCGGATCGATTCATTGGGTAGAAGATTTTGGGATTGATTTAGCGGAATATCGTCATCTCTGGGACGAAAAAGATATTAACACCGTCTACCGTAAATACTTTGATCAAGTCGTTACGCTAGCAGAATCCAATTTATTTGATATTGTCGGCCATCTCGATCTAGTAAAAATCTTTAAATATAAACCTGAAAGTCGTGACTTTCTACTTGAACAATATGATCGGGCCACGAACGCTTTATCTCAATCAAAAACATGTGTTGAAATTAGTACAGCAGGTTTAAGAAAGCCGGTAGGTGAGCTCTATCCTGATCCAGAGCTTCTAAGAATGTGCTATGAAAAGGATATCCCAATCGTTCTTTCTTCTGATGCTCACGTACCTACAGACGTCGGTGCAGACTATAATCAGGCCGTAGCACTTGCCAAATCCGTCGGTTATTCGAAACTGATGACATTTGAAAAGGGAGAACGTAAACCAATTAACTTATAA